A single region of the Amia ocellicauda isolate fAmiCal2 chromosome 8, fAmiCal2.hap1, whole genome shotgun sequence genome encodes:
- the LOC136755007 gene encoding protein JTB, producing MYPSSLYAWHCVWMSWSFLLYSIRSCEGAPLKQKDLFKATQPPPCWVTEEFTVQQDCSPCSEYQKKTEAQCVSSGLIEQLKCNKSGHVEYRSCRSAAAEELKFWKFEGAMLAFSTVFAILVMLRQRKLDRRAEYKVRQQIQGI from the exons ATGTACCCCAGCTCCCTCTACGCCTGGCATTGTGTGTGGATGAGTTGGAGTTTTCTTCTGTACAGCATTAG GTCCTGTGAAGGAGCACCACTGAAACAGAAAGATCTAT TTAAGGCTACACAGCCTCCACCCTGTTGGGTGACAGAAGAGTTTACAGTGCAGCAGGACTGCTCCCCATGCAGTGAATATCAAAAG AAAACTGAAGCACAGTGTGTTTCTTCTGGCTTGATAGAGCAATTAAAGTGCAACAAATCTGGCCATGTCGAATATCGAAG TTGTCGCTCAGCTGCTGCCGAAGAGCTGAAATTCTGGAAGTTTGAAGGGGCGATGCTGGCATTCAGCACGGTGTTCGCCATTCTTGTGATGCTCCGTCAGCGGAAACTGGACAGACGGGCCGAATATAAAGTCCGACAACAGATCCAAGGAATATAA